A stretch of Pseudorhodobacter turbinis DNA encodes these proteins:
- the cysS gene encoding cysteine--tRNA ligase, whose amino-acid sequence MTVIKLHNSKTHKKEVFTPIDANDVRIYLCGPTVYDRAHIGNARNVIMFDVLYRLLRHKYGGDHVTYVRNFTDVDDKINAKAAQTGRPIRDITDETIAWYHADMDALGNLRPDHEPRATEYITQMIAMIEGLIAKGHAYAAEGHVLFDVRSYPDYGQLSGRSVDDMIAGARVEVAPYKRDPMDFVLWKPSDDDTPGWESPWGRGRPGWHIECSAMSEALLGPSFDIHGGGTDLTFPHHENEVAQSCCANPDAGFANVWLHNEMLQVEGKKMSKSLGNFFTVRDLLDQGIPGEVIRFVFLQTHYRKTMDWTTEKATQAKETLRDWTKIAGASTDGEADAEFMAMLCDDLNTAGAIDRLRELFKEDKRNEFAASLNLLGIDINEVSRADWATPYEYKGLTEGKDFQPTIGVLGWGPISEDLRDAAQRVLSRWLAFRREQKWLEADNLKEKATHVGLELRATRSSNGINGGLVKINDHFAPTVVDAIL is encoded by the coding sequence ATGACTGTGATTAAACTGCACAACTCGAAAACCCATAAAAAAGAGGTTTTCACCCCGATTGATGCCAACGATGTGCGGATTTATCTCTGTGGGCCGACCGTCTATGACCGCGCCCATATCGGCAATGCGCGCAATGTGATCATGTTTGACGTGCTCTACCGTTTGCTGCGCCATAAGTACGGTGGGGATCATGTGACCTATGTGCGCAATTTCACCGATGTGGATGATAAGATCAACGCCAAGGCCGCCCAGACCGGCCGCCCCATCCGCGACATCACGGATGAGACGATCGCTTGGTATCACGCCGACATGGATGCGCTTGGTAACCTGCGCCCCGATCATGAGCCGCGCGCGACCGAATATATCACCCAGATGATCGCGATGATCGAAGGGCTGATCGCCAAGGGCCATGCCTATGCCGCCGAGGGGCATGTGCTGTTTGATGTGCGCTCATATCCCGACTACGGGCAGCTTTCGGGCCGCTCGGTCGATGATATGATCGCGGGCGCGCGGGTAGAGGTTGCCCCCTACAAGCGCGACCCGATGGATTTTGTGCTCTGGAAGCCCTCGGACGATGACACACCCGGTTGGGAAAGCCCGTGGGGCAGGGGCCGCCCCGGCTGGCATATCGAATGCTCGGCCATGAGCGAGGCCCTGCTGGGCCCGTCGTTTGATATCCACGGCGGCGGCACCGATTTGACATTCCCGCACCATGAAAACGAGGTGGCGCAAAGCTGCTGCGCCAATCCGGATGCGGGCTTTGCCAATGTCTGGCTGCACAATGAGATGTTGCAGGTCGAGGGCAAGAAAATGTCCAAGTCTTTGGGCAATTTCTTTACCGTCCGCGACCTTTTGGACCAAGGCATCCCGGGAGAGGTGATCCGTTTTGTGTTCCTGCAAACCCATTACCGCAAGACAATGGATTGGACGACAGAGAAGGCGACGCAGGCCAAAGAAACGCTTAGAGATTGGACAAAGATTGCGGGAGCTTCAACTGACGGTGAGGCTGATGCTGAATTTATGGCGATGCTATGCGACGATTTGAACACTGCTGGGGCAATCGATAGGCTTCGCGAACTGTTCAAGGAAGACAAACGCAACGAATTTGCGGCTTCCCTCAATCTGCTTGGGATCGATATCAACGAGGTTTCGAGGGCCGACTGGGCTACCCCCTATGAATATAAAGGATTGACCGAGGGAAAAGACTTCCAACCAACGATAGGCGTCTTGGGTTGGGGTCCAATTTCTGAAGATCTAAGGGACGCTGCGCAGAGGGTGCTGAGCAGGTGGCTTGCCTTCCGCCGAGAACAAAAGTGGCTTGAAGCGGATAATCTTAAAGAAAAGGCAACGCATGTTGGGTTGGAATTGAGAGCAACAAGATCATCAAATGGGATAAATGGTGGACTTGTTAAAATCAATGATCACTTCGCGCCCACCGTTGTGGACGCGATCCTATGA
- the cimA gene encoding citramalate synthase, which produces MTKTRLYLYDTTLRDGQQTQGVQFSTAEKIQIARALDALGVDHIEGGWPGANPTDSEFFAQDLGTRATMTAFGMTKRVGRSAGNDDVLAAVLDAGTAAVCLVGKTHEFHVTTALGVTLEENLTAIAESFQHITAKTREALFDAEHFFDGYRANPKYALSCLRAALDAGARWIVLCDTNGGTLPADVGRITGEVIAAGIPGDRLGIHCHDDTGNAVACSLAAVDAGARQIQGTLNGLGERCGNANLVSLIPTLLLKDPYASRFETGVTLQALAGILRTSRMLDDILNRVPSRGAAYVGASAFAHKAGLHASAILKDPTTYEHIPPETVGNARIIPMSNQAGQSNLRARLAAAGIAVEAKDPRLGGILDDIKLREDQGYAYDGAQASFELLARRALGLCPQFFEVKRYRVTVERRKNKRNQTVTLSEAVVVVKVGDKKMLSVSESMDASGTDRGPVNALWKALAKDLGPYQAYIDDMHLVDFKVRITQGGTEAVTRVIIDSEDSAGKRWSTVGVSPNIVDASFEALLDAITWKLIRDGAS; this is translated from the coding sequence ATGACTAAAACCCGCCTTTACCTCTATGACACCACCCTGCGCGACGGGCAGCAAACCCAAGGCGTGCAGTTTTCCACGGCTGAAAAAATCCAAATCGCGCGGGCGTTGGATGCTTTGGGTGTCGATCATATCGAGGGTGGCTGGCCCGGTGCCAACCCGACAGACAGCGAGTTTTTCGCCCAAGACCTTGGCACCCGCGCCACGATGACCGCTTTTGGCATGACCAAACGGGTGGGCCGCTCGGCGGGCAATGACGATGTGCTGGCCGCTGTTCTGGATGCGGGCACGGCGGCGGTCTGTCTGGTCGGTAAAACGCATGAATTCCACGTCACCACCGCCCTAGGCGTGACGCTAGAGGAAAACCTCACCGCGATTGCCGAGAGCTTCCAACATATCACCGCCAAAACCCGCGAGGCGCTGTTTGATGCCGAACATTTCTTTGACGGCTACCGCGCCAATCCCAAATACGCGCTGTCATGCCTGCGCGCAGCACTGGATGCTGGGGCGCGCTGGATCGTGCTTTGCGATACCAATGGCGGCACCTTGCCCGCCGATGTCGGTCGCATCACCGGAGAGGTGATTGCCGCGGGCATTCCGGGCGACCGGCTGGGCATCCATTGCCATGATGATACCGGCAATGCGGTGGCCTGCTCATTGGCGGCGGTCGATGCGGGCGCGCGGCAAATCCAAGGCACGCTGAACGGTTTGGGGGAGCGTTGCGGCAATGCCAACCTTGTGTCGCTGATCCCGACGCTTTTGCTCAAAGACCCCTATGCCAGCCGGTTTGAGACCGGCGTCACACTGCAAGCGCTGGCGGGGATTTTGCGCACCAGCCGGATGCTGGATGATATCCTCAACCGCGTGCCTTCACGGGGCGCGGCCTATGTCGGGGCCTCGGCCTTTGCGCATAAGGCGGGTCTGCATGCCTCGGCCATCCTCAAGGACCCGACGACCTATGAGCATATTCCGCCGGAAACGGTCGGAAATGCGCGCATCATCCCGATGTCCAATCAGGCGGGGCAATCCAACCTGCGTGCAAGACTGGCCGCAGCCGGAATCGCGGTAGAGGCGAAGGACCCGCGTCTTGGGGGTATCCTCGATGACATCAAATTGCGTGAGGATCAGGGCTATGCCTATGACGGCGCGCAGGCGAGTTTTGAGCTGCTGGCGCGGCGCGCCCTTGGTCTTTGCCCCCAGTTCTTTGAGGTAAAGCGTTACCGCGTCACGGTGGAACGTCGCAAGAACAAGCGCAACCAGACCGTAACCCTGTCCGAGGCGGTCGTGGTGGTGAAGGTTGGCGACAAAAAGATGCTGTCGGTCAGCGAGTCGATGGATGCAAGCGGCACCGATCGCGGGCCGGTCAACGCATTGTGGAAGGCGCTGGCCAAGGATCTTGGTCCCTATCAGGCCTATATCGACGACATGCATCTGGTTGATTTCAAGGTCCGCATCACCCAAGGCGGCACCGAGGCCGTGACCCGCGTCATCATCGACAGCGAGGATTCCGCGGGCAAACGCTGGTCAACCGTGGGGGTATCACCCAATATTGTCGACGCCAGCTTTGAGGCGCTTTTGGATGCGATCACCTGGAAGTTGATCCGCGATGGCGCGTCATGA
- a CDS encoding squalene/phytoene synthase family protein: MTHDFLSLIERGDPTRFAALMAAPVAARARLAPLYAYNLELARAPWVSKEPMIAEMRLQWWRDAVEDLGKGIIRGHEVLQPLADLDLPLDVLDRMAEARRWDIYSDAFADQAAMDAYLEDTAGGLMWLSGKALGSDDETALRGVGWAAGLAAYLQAVPELAARGRVPLLDGRDAGIAALARRGLDRLAQARRLGISAAGRPAVLAGWQAQGLLRMAEKEPGRVGEGSLQLSEFARRGGLMWQAFTGRF, from the coding sequence ATGACGCACGACTTCTTGTCCCTGATCGAGCGCGGCGACCCGACCCGTTTCGCGGCGTTGATGGCGGCGCCCGTGGCGGCGCGTGCCCGGCTTGCCCCGCTTTACGCCTATAATCTGGAACTGGCCCGCGCGCCTTGGGTCAGCAAAGAGCCGATGATCGCCGAGATGCGCCTGCAATGGTGGCGCGATGCGGTTGAGGATCTGGGCAAGGGCATCATTCGTGGCCATGAGGTGCTGCAACCGCTGGCCGATCTGGATTTGCCGCTTGATGTGCTGGACCGGATGGCCGAGGCGCGGCGTTGGGATATCTATAGCGATGCTTTTGCCGATCAGGCCGCGATGGATGCCTATCTGGAGGATACGGCAGGCGGGTTGATGTGGCTGTCGGGCAAGGCGCTTGGCAGCGATGATGAGACCGCCTTGCGGGGCGTGGGCTGGGCCGCCGGGCTTGCGGCCTATCTGCAGGCGGTGCCGGAACTGGCCGCACGCGGGCGCGTCCCCTTGCTGGACGGGCGGGATGCGGGGATTGCAGCACTGGCACGCCGCGGGCTTGACCGGCTGGCACAGGCGCGACGTCTGGGCATCAGCGCGGCGGGGCGTCCGGCGGTGCTGGCGGGCTGGCAGGCACAGGGCTTGTTGCGCATGGCCGAAAAAGAGCCGGGCCGCGTGGGCGAGGGCAGCTTGCAACTGTCGGAATTCGCGCGCCGTGGGGGCCTGATGTGGCAGGCTTTTACCGGTCGTTTCTGA
- a CDS encoding lytic murein transglycosylase: protein MQVTRRTTLATLGAALLSGCVGGGTGPVSARNTTQYRAVSNAGFDAWVANFRARTNSVSTSTMNAAFRNVGYLPEVIERDRNQTEFKRSLQDYLAIAASDERVSKGRAAYARHRSTLARIEQRYGVEAHVVAAVWGLESFYGERRGDIPVISAVATLAYDGRRGAFFEKQLVAALKILENGDVPVDRMTGSWAGAMGHTQFIPTSYALFAVDFTGDGRRDIWADDPSDALASTAAYLAKSGWTKGQPWGVEVRLPDGFNAGLAGRKSTRSPADWAAMGVRDMDGGRVPNHGAASIIIPEGMAGPAFMTFGNFTAITRYNNSESYVIGVGHLSDRILGLGPIRGDFPPDENGMTLKTRKEMQRLLTAKGFDTEGADGVIGSKTRAAISAYQASRNMAVTGEPSLSLLASLR, encoded by the coding sequence ATGCAGGTTACCAGACGAACAACCCTTGCCACCTTGGGCGCGGCCCTTTTAAGCGGCTGCGTGGGCGGCGGCACCGGCCCCGTTTCGGCGCGCAATACAACGCAGTATCGCGCCGTGTCAAATGCCGGTTTCGATGCCTGGGTTGCCAATTTCCGCGCCCGCACCAATAGCGTCAGCACCAGCACGATGAATGCCGCCTTTCGCAACGTGGGCTATTTGCCCGAGGTGATTGAGCGCGACCGCAACCAGACCGAATTCAAACGCTCCTTGCAAGATTACCTTGCGATTGCCGCCTCGGATGAGCGGGTTAGCAAGGGGCGTGCCGCCTATGCGCGCCACCGTTCCACCCTTGCGCGGATCGAGCAACGTTACGGCGTCGAGGCGCATGTCGTGGCCGCCGTTTGGGGGCTGGAAAGCTTTTATGGTGAGCGGCGCGGCGATATCCCTGTGATCTCGGCGGTGGCGACCTTGGCCTATGACGGGCGGCGCGGGGCGTTCTTTGAGAAACAGCTGGTCGCGGCGTTGAAGATTCTGGAAAACGGCGATGTTCCGGTTGATCGGATGACAGGGTCATGGGCCGGTGCGATGGGGCACACGCAGTTCATCCCCACGTCATACGCGCTTTTCGCGGTGGATTTCACCGGCGACGGGCGGCGCGATATCTGGGCGGATGACCCGAGCGACGCGCTGGCCTCTACCGCCGCCTATCTGGCGAAATCGGGTTGGACCAAGGGCCAGCCTTGGGGTGTAGAGGTGCGCTTGCCTGACGGGTTCAACGCGGGGCTTGCAGGGCGCAAATCCACGCGCAGCCCTGCCGATTGGGCCGCAATGGGCGTGCGCGATATGGACGGGGGCCGTGTGCCGAACCACGGTGCCGCCTCGATCATCATCCCCGAGGGGATGGCGGGGCCGGCCTTTATGACCTTTGGTAATTTCACCGCGATCACGCGCTACAACAACTCTGAAAGCTATGTGATCGGGGTGGGGCATCTGTCGGACCGTATCCTTGGCCTTGGCCCTATTCGCGGTGATTTCCCGCCGGATGAAAACGGCATGACCCTGAAAACCCGCAAAGAGATGCAGCGGCTTTTGACCGCCAAAGGGTTTGATACCGAGGGCGCGGACGGGGTGATCGGCAGCAAGACCCGCGCGGCGATCTCGGCCTATCAGGCCAGCCGCAATATGGCCGTGACCGGAGAGCCAAGCCTGTCGCTACTGGCCAGCCTGCGCTAA
- a CDS encoding MFS transporter: MTHADTSPASAQSRRNVWVLIAAQAILGAQMPMIFTIAGLAGQTLASNACWATLSISIMVIGSMLSATPLSAIMQKYGRRAGFLIGTAAGALGAGIGAYGLYSASFPIFLLGALFSGTYMSAQGFYRFAAADTASEAFRPKAISWVMAGGLLSAIIGPQLVKVTAQAFVVPFMGTYLAVIGINLVGSFLFLGLKIPKPPAPKVGEAKGRTKWEMIKEPRIAVAVICATVSYALMNLVMTSSPLAVVGCGFETSNAADVVTAHVLAMYVPSFFTGHLIARFGVEKIIGLGLVILAGAGAVALTGVELENFFVALMLLGVGWNFGFIGATTMLAGEHAPSERGRMQGLNDLLVFGGVTMASLSSGGLMNCSGGTVQEGWAAVNLAMLPFLVLAGGALIWLALQPKDTRRA, translated from the coding sequence ATGACCCACGCAGATACATCCCCCGCCTCCGCCCAATCGCGCCGCAATGTCTGGGTGTTGATTGCCGCCCAAGCGATCCTTGGCGCGCAGATGCCGATGATTTTCACCATCGCGGGGCTTGCGGGGCAAACCCTTGCCTCCAACGCGTGTTGGGCCACGCTTTCGATCTCGATCATGGTTATCGGCTCAATGCTCTCGGCCACGCCGCTTTCGGCGATCATGCAGAAATACGGGCGTCGGGCCGGGTTTTTGATCGGCACTGCAGCCGGAGCCTTGGGTGCGGGCATCGGGGCTTACGGGCTTTATTCCGCGTCTTTCCCGATCTTTTTGCTAGGGGCGCTGTTTTCCGGCACCTACATGTCGGCGCAAGGGTTTTACCGTTTTGCCGCCGCTGATACCGCATCCGAGGCATTTCGCCCCAAGGCAATCTCTTGGGTGATGGCGGGCGGGTTACTTTCGGCGATCATAGGGCCGCAACTGGTAAAGGTAACGGCGCAGGCCTTTGTCGTGCCCTTCATGGGCACCTATCTGGCGGTTATCGGGATCAACCTTGTCGGGTCTTTCCTGTTTCTGGGTCTGAAAATTCCGAAACCCCCAGCCCCCAAGGTGGGTGAGGCCAAGGGCCGCACCAAATGGGAAATGATCAAAGAGCCGCGCATTGCCGTGGCCGTGATCTGTGCCACTGTATCCTATGCGCTGATGAACCTTGTGATGACATCCTCACCCCTGGCGGTTGTCGGCTGCGGGTTTGAAACCTCGAATGCCGCCGATGTGGTCACGGCGCATGTTCTGGCGATGTATGTGCCATCGTTCTTTACCGGCCATCTGATCGCACGTTTCGGCGTGGAAAAGATTATCGGTCTGGGCTTGGTGATCCTTGCCGGTGCGGGGGCGGTTGCCCTGACAGGGGTGGAGCTGGAGAATTTCTTTGTTGCGCTGATGTTGTTGGGCGTCGGCTGGAACTTTGGCTTTATCGGCGCCACCACAATGCTGGCCGGTGAACACGCCCCGAGCGAGCGTGGGCGGATGCAGGGCCTCAATGACCTTTTGGTCTTTGGGGGCGTAACGATGGCCTCGCTGTCCTCGGGCGGTTTGATGAACTGTTCGGGGGGGACCGTTCAGGAAGGTTGGGCGGCCGTGAACCTCGCGATGCTGCCGTTCCTGGTGCTGGCGGGCGGCGCGTTGATCTGGCTCGCCCTACAGCCCAAGGATACCCGACGGGCGTGA
- a CDS encoding DNA-3-methyladenine glycosylase family protein, giving the protein MTGRIIEGDACVTEGEGWLAAQEPRFAYALGQVGPLPLRRKADGFAALLDAIVGQQVSTQSAAAIWGRLAAAGLTEEAPVAAATEEELRACGLSRQKIRYAHALAAALIDYPSLRGMPDAQVITTLTAVPGIGTWTAEIYAMFSLGRADVFAHGDLALQEAARRLFDLPERPKEKPMRALAQDWAPWRSVAARILWAYYRVSTAKEGIR; this is encoded by the coding sequence ATGACCGGACGTATCATTGAGGGCGACGCCTGCGTTACCGAGGGCGAGGGCTGGTTGGCCGCGCAAGAGCCGCGCTTTGCTTATGCCCTGGGGCAGGTGGGGCCGTTGCCGCTGCGCCGCAAGGCTGACGGGTTTGCGGCATTGCTTGATGCGATTGTTGGCCAGCAGGTCAGTACCCAGTCGGCTGCCGCCATCTGGGGACGGCTGGCCGCAGCGGGGCTGACCGAGGAAGCACCCGTCGCCGCCGCAACCGAGGAAGAGCTGCGCGCCTGCGGGCTCTCGCGTCAAAAAATCCGCTATGCCCATGCGCTGGCGGCCGCCCTAATCGACTATCCAAGCCTGCGAGGCATGCCCGATGCGCAGGTCATCACCACGCTGACGGCCGTTCCGGGTATCGGCACATGGACCGCCGAGATCTATGCGATGTTCAGCCTTGGCCGCGCCGATGTCTTTGCCCATGGCGATCTGGCACTGCAAGAGGCGGCGCGCAGGCTGTTTGACCTGCCCGAGCGCCCAAAAGAAAAACCGATGCGCGCGCTTGCTCAAGATTGGGCGCCGTGGCGTTCGGTTGCGGCCCGCATCCTTTGGGCTTATTACCGTGTTTCGACTGCAAAAGAGGGGATTAGATGA
- a CDS encoding alpha/beta hydrolase, which translates to MTRNLSSDRKGPAIGQAKSMVVFVHGYGANGADLLGLADPLGQHMPDTVFYSPDAPEPCNRAPMGRQWFPIPWIDSSSEEVAREGLLAAADDLNAFLDEKLAEEGLDPEALALVGFSQGSMMSLQIAPRRTSKMAGVVAFSGRLLAPELLHEASVKPPVLLIHGDQDPVVPFEDMGLAGNALVAEGFEVFGHVMKGTGHGIAPDGLSMALAFLNERLPK; encoded by the coding sequence ATGACACGCAACCTTAGCTCCGACCGTAAAGGTCCGGCAATTGGCCAAGCGAAAAGTATGGTCGTTTTCGTTCATGGCTACGGCGCGAACGGCGCGGATCTGCTTGGGCTGGCTGATCCGCTTGGGCAGCATATGCCTGATACGGTTTTCTATTCCCCCGACGCGCCAGAACCTTGTAACCGCGCGCCAATGGGCCGCCAATGGTTCCCGATCCCGTGGATTGACAGCTCTTCGGAAGAGGTCGCCCGTGAGGGTTTGCTGGCCGCTGCCGATGACCTCAACGCCTTCCTCGATGAAAAGCTGGCAGAAGAGGGGCTGGACCCAGAGGCGCTTGCCCTCGTCGGGTTTTCGCAAGGTTCCATGATGAGCCTGCAAATTGCCCCCCGCCGTACGAGTAAAATGGCCGGTGTTGTCGCCTTTTCCGGCAGGCTGCTTGCGCCCGAACTTTTGCATGAGGCCAGCGTCAAACCACCGGTGCTTTTGATCCATGGCGATCAGGATCCGGTTGTTCCCTTTGAGGATATGGGCCTAGCCGGCAATGCGCTGGTGGCGGAAGGGTTTGAAGTCTTTGGCCATGTGATGAAAGGGACGGGGCATGGCATCGCCCCCGACGGCTTGTCCATGGCGCTTGCCTTCCTGAACGAGCGTCTGCCGAAATAG
- a CDS encoding HNH endonuclease has protein sequence MNASVSGLRTLVLNADFQPLSWAPLSAWSWQQALVAVMQERVIQVKSYDDVLIQTPRQAFEVPAVVVLKRYRKRRHVPFSRYNVFLRDGFRCQYCGERLPASELTFDHVIPKSRSGRSSWENIVSSCAPDNLRKANRTPSEARMKLLRAPFQPTPQELDRIARKMPLVKEELHNTWLDYLYWSAEIEA, from the coding sequence ATGAACGCGTCTGTCTCGGGGCTGCGAACCCTTGTTCTAAACGCCGACTTCCAGCCGTTAAGCTGGGCACCGCTATCAGCCTGGAGCTGGCAGCAAGCGCTGGTCGCAGTGATGCAAGAGCGCGTGATCCAGGTTAAATCCTATGATGATGTGCTGATCCAAACCCCACGGCAGGCCTTTGAAGTGCCCGCCGTCGTTGTCCTCAAGCGCTACCGCAAACGCAGACACGTACCGTTTTCGCGGTATAACGTGTTTTTAAGGGATGGGTTTCGCTGCCAGTATTGCGGAGAACGTCTTCCGGCAAGCGAGCTGACCTTTGACCATGTTATTCCCAAAAGCCGGTCTGGACGTTCAAGCTGGGAAAATATCGTTTCCTCATGTGCGCCCGATAACCTGAGAAAGGCGAACAGAACCCCGAGTGAAGCACGCATGAAACTCTTGAGAGCGCCTTTTCAACCCACCCCCCAAGAGCTTGACCGCATTGCAAGAAAGATGCCACTGGTCAAAGAAGAACTCCACAATACATGGTTGGATTACCTATACTGGAGCGCAGAGATCGAGGCATAG
- a CDS encoding super-infection exclusion protein B, which yields MDFSLKSALDFFVNAAPKPTFLIFVVSTGLTFLFFLNPDLLPDWPKHVDAVAFWAAIVSGLLLLGIIIWEGFDPVRRKVLRWEQRRKELKTLLGLTIDEVAAVSLYAQFRKKTLPIEKHHALTQSLESKGIIKRTFACLLAEGSTAKPTYYSPPEPDAFEFVDTIWQLIVVMDEFKVDAEALRDAINDGKRGDDLRVYLSPKHPTVSCTM from the coding sequence ATGGATTTTAGTTTAAAGTCAGCGCTGGATTTTTTTGTCAACGCCGCTCCGAAACCAACTTTCCTAATCTTTGTTGTTTCGACCGGCCTTACTTTTTTGTTTTTCCTTAACCCCGACCTGCTACCTGACTGGCCCAAACACGTTGACGCAGTGGCTTTTTGGGCCGCTATTGTTTCCGGCTTACTGTTATTGGGCATTATTATATGGGAGGGTTTTGACCCTGTTCGACGCAAAGTGCTTCGGTGGGAACAGCGCCGCAAGGAATTAAAAACGCTTCTAGGGTTAACTATAGATGAGGTCGCAGCTGTAAGCCTATACGCACAATTTCGTAAGAAAACGCTCCCCATTGAAAAACATCATGCCTTGACGCAATCTCTGGAGAGCAAAGGGATAATCAAGCGTACGTTTGCCTGCCTTCTAGCTGAGGGCTCAACCGCTAAACCAACATATTACAGCCCCCCTGAGCCAGATGCATTCGAATTTGTTGACACGATATGGCAACTTATCGTCGTCATGGACGAGTTCAAAGTAGATGCCGAGGCACTGAGGGATGCTATTAACGATGGCAAGAGAGGTGATGATTTGCGAGTTTACCTATCGCCTAAACATCCCACCGTCTCTTGCACCATGTGA
- a CDS encoding DUF6500 family protein codes for MRSTLRTKAIAVCNDKIAKKGETVGLSFYAFFANKNDEPKLLMEAAEWWIKTHELDHFEKAVKVRDMISSGV; via the coding sequence ATGAGATCAACTTTAAGGACAAAGGCAATCGCTGTCTGCAATGACAAGATCGCTAAGAAGGGAGAAACCGTAGGTCTTTCATTCTACGCTTTTTTTGCCAATAAGAATGATGAGCCAAAGTTGCTTATGGAAGCAGCCGAATGGTGGATCAAGACTCACGAACTGGATCACTTCGAGAAGGCGGTGAAAGTTCGAGACATGATCAGTTCAGGTGTTTGA
- a CDS encoding type I restriction enzyme endonuclease domain-containing protein produces the protein MFTAKLGHRHTTFGLAQDRKDLGFAISGHFHSKSPRSSCRENSTSAAPYFRGGLPWRKDNVRTKMRVAVKRILKKHGFPPDLQAEAIKHVVQQAEAMAREMS, from the coding sequence ATGTTCACGGCAAAGCTCGGCCACCGGCACACCACCTTCGGCTTGGCGCAGGATCGCAAGGATCTGGGGTTCGCTATATCTGGTCATTTTCATTCAAAATCTCCTCGTTCATCTTGCCGAGAAAATTCTACTTCCGCAGCCCCTTACTTTCGGGGGGGATTACCGTGGCGTAAAGACAATGTCCGCACAAAGATGCGGGTCGCCGTAAAACGGATACTGAAAAAGCATGGGTTTCCGCCAGATCTGCAGGCCGAAGCGATCAAGCACGTGGTTCAGCAGGCCGAGGCAATGGCAAGAGAAATGAGCTAA
- a CDS encoding IS3 family transposase (programmed frameshift) produces the protein MKMTRYSEPQILAILRQAEGGVPVAELCREHGMSNASFYKWRAKYGGMDASMVSQMKAMEEENRRLKRMYADLSMQADLLKEALGKKLTGPSQRREMAETAVERRGVSIALACRAFEVSETCYRYSPKLKDENEVIADLLTGLTDARKTWGFGLCFLHLRNVKGHPWNHKRVYRIYCELELNLRIKPRKRLKREKPDVLAVPNRPNVTWSMDFMADRLGDGRAFRLLNVLDDFNREGLGIEVDFSLPAERVIRSLDRIIEWRGKPGTIRVDNGPEYISETLRKWAEKHSVTIQHIQPGQPQQNAYVERYNRTVRHEWLDQYIIESIEEAQDQATQWLWTYNNDRPNMGIGGITPAMKLKMAA, from the exons ATGAAAATGACCAGATATAGCGAACCCCAGATCCTTGCGATCCTGCGCCAAGCCGAAGGTGGTGTGCCGGTGGCCGAGCTTTGCCGTGAACATGGCATGAGCAATGCGTCGTTTTACAAATGGCGTGCGAAGTATGGTGGCATGGATGCATCCATGGTCAGCCAGATGAAAGCCATGGAGGAAGAGAACCGCAGGCTGAAGCGGATGTATGCAGATCTGAGCATGCAGGCGGACTTATTGAAGGAAGCCCTCGGAAAAAAGT TAACGGGGCCATCTCAGCGCCGCGAGATGGCCGAAACGGCGGTAGAGCGACGGGGCGTCAGCATCGCGCTGGCGTGCCGGGCCTTCGAGGTCAGCGAGACCTGCTATCGTTACAGCCCGAAGCTGAAAGACGAGAACGAGGTGATCGCCGATCTGCTGACAGGGCTGACGGATGCGCGCAAGACTTGGGGATTTGGCCTGTGTTTCCTGCATTTGCGCAACGTGAAGGGGCATCCGTGGAACCACAAGCGGGTCTACCGGATCTACTGTGAGCTGGAACTGAACCTGCGCATCAAGCCGCGCAAGCGGCTGAAACGGGAGAAGCCTGACGTTCTGGCGGTCCCGAACAGACCGAATGTGACCTGGTCCATGGACTTCATGGCGGATCGCCTCGGCGACGGCAGGGCTTTTCGGCTTTTGAATGTGTTGGACGACTTCAACCGCGAAGGGCTGGGGATCGAGGTTGATTTCTCGCTCCCTGCCGAACGGGTCATCCGCAGCCTTGATCGCATTATCGAATGGCGCGGAAAACCGGGCACGATCAGGGTCGACAATGGGCCGGAATATATCAGCGAAACACTGAGAAAATGGGCTGAGAAACATAGTGTTACGATCCAGCACATCCAACCCGGACAGCCCCAGCAGAACGCCTATGTCGAGCGCTACAACCGGACGGTTCGGCATGAATGGCTGGATCAATACATCATCGAAAGCATCGAGGAGGCTCAGGATCAGGCCACACAATGGCTCTGGACATATAACAACGACCGCCCGAACATGGGCATCGGCGGCATCACACCCGCTATGAAACTGAAAATGGCCGCGTAA